Proteins encoded by one window of Venturia canescens isolate UGA chromosome 2, ASM1945775v1, whole genome shotgun sequence:
- the Remo gene encoding adhesion G protein-coupled receptor A3 isoform X1, which produces MRVIFLLISALTSVLAIDESRACPIPCSCKHVGPQAERLKITCKDVHDIKDININEIGIDLYHLDLSKNNLYVVESGVFRNLTNLKRLDLSVNKITALGEGCLNGLESLERLDLSKNQISVIDAHVFRPLQNLKKLDLSNNKISALETTLFHDLLALERLKLNGNALKTMAEGTFYGLRALRQLDLSNNPWACDCYLFWFGTWRNNSVVKLLPPPTCDSPLELRGQPIVDIRLSEHLQCQWASPVIEIRPGQSQVVFAGDSITLKCRAPSITEDRNAKLNWLWNPNITTEAVDTNVYVDPQNTLSNVKVENRYLSDSGIVASSLSIVPVQEEHHGQWNCFLVSIYGNRSKTINMIVISDKTQYCPLAVTRNNKGMYAWPRTVVGWKVELPCEGIGLSTLMQIPLRASYRCNRTGHWEELNTDACPYISPMTKALEQYSKVNLSLTKGNLLETARRFKNHTGEASKITDPVEIHFVTKTIENYLAFLIDEKELGTMLVDIVSALMNLPKDMLKSAQKKYNACARLVKAIEVVTEFTSSIQVLHKNNMALEEFRFKRDEFVGLTCTWYNDYSSITTKATRSLQCTTNNKSAVLSTKDKTIEASIQLPASLLAHPNASMVGHQLMISMYSDNSLFPKVYGNRRIDVTSCVVGSKLIGQSLVNLSEPVYVMLKAPRYYYVGSRSRPVVWDEKFNETGGWTSDGCHLSDVLNDLVVFRCYRLGYYGLLEDTSYLDDDSMNLAGAKFRYSNPAIYIGSFLAIVCLTFTAVTYIVCYASIVMPKKAKHSVVNTWVALALLCFLYTAGIQQTDSIEICQGVGLVLHYLSLCCLLWMTVSASNMYKRLSKSDVTAVPDDEIPDEPIQKPLLGLYLVGWGIALIVCGISGAINLREYAGYSYCFLTSGAALAALFVPAIILIAYLIIFYLLVRCAIRSVDMNGQLSEGTQATENMDLELLEPNSSRAADQNSVHSTQTMSSEVEDLEHSQITQLKGHIVILILYLMTWTSGAAATSKPFDPHVPHEETIFSIIYAISSSSLGLFVLLFYGIARSDVRSQWMMMRCWLRRRKNRCCRTRSVSDANPSLPAQPLVQQNRPPPVSNSQATQVISDSNSIASSRHTNSSRNAAACNTLKVSELGGVTNSIGDASIGAAKVANVNLVVLHRQQYRSNNSVTTYTEPAPSCVEMFYNPHQSGVARKFFKKQRRHTKSNNLGPRKQGDGGVTSDGGSCISIPRRQGITIEPSIQRNIFGSGAKVNNTNIHVELNPINDGKNINILSDSGGSVSEDRTVPMRYVIGHENLAKSTKKMNNERNSRQDYSESHAMLSSPSRHDSRRKPEQQPLTSASPNESDQDSRTYEEKILRNVSQQCSLEYSSGLESTTQMTSERSDHDLPEIGETPETPEKIMSDDLRVSSLEDVVQDNEEESSPRMSIVRPDGSGDFFNQPADRYDDRSDTLKNSYCNSMNDVEDPSISRESCYLTTRGSYEDFRHSDDPRKHESRGFHHRGSCKSLDSSRRSLNESTSFISENRPPLPDSIECPGSPDNEFQLLGELQSPTESRNYGTPDISNESIDQDPRDSFLAKDFNSTNDLTSIDESLGPTRNLDLNSSIEYEDSPEFRFSQRFDQTENEDGEIDIDADAVYTDGESSVQSTTVKKETSV; this is translated from the exons GAAATTGAATGGAAATGCACTCAAAACGATGGCTGAAGGTACTTTTTATGGACTCCGAGCGCTCAGACAACT AGATTTGTCCAATAATCCGTGGGCTTGCGATTGTTATCTTTTCTGGTTTGGCACTTGGAGAAACAATTCTGTTGTGAAATTATT ACCACCGCCGACTTGTGATTCGCCACTTGAACTTCGAGGCCAGCCGATCGTTGATATTCGATTATCGGAGCATTTGCAGTGTCAATGGGCTTCACCAGTTATAGAAATTCGACCAGGTCAAAGTCAAGTAGTTTTTGCTGGGGATTCGATAACACTAAAATGTAGAGCACCGAGTATTACCGAGGATCGAAATGCCAAGCTGAATTGGCTGTGGAATCCAAATATAACTACAGAAGCCGTCGATACGAACGTTTACGTCGATCCTCAGAATACATTGTCGAACGTTAAAGTAGAAAACAGATATTTGTCTGACAGTGGAATCGTAGCAAG ttcACTCAGCATCGTGCCTGTACAGGAAGAACATCACGGTCAATGGAATTGCTTTCTGGTTTCGATTTATGGCAACAGATCTAAAACTATCAATATGATAGTAATATCAGATAAAACGCAATATTGTCCATTAGCAG ttacGAGAAATAACAAAGGAATGTATGCATGGCCAAGAACAGTGGTTGGTTGGAAAGTGGAATTGCCGTGCGAAGGTATCGGGCTTTCGACTCTGATGCAAATTCCGTTACGAGCTTCGTATCGTTGTAACAGAACAGGTCACTGGGAGGAATTGAATACAGACGCTTGTCCATACATATCGCCAATGACGAAGGCCCTAGAGCAATATTcgaaggtgaatttgtcattGACAAAGGGAAATTTGCTCGAGACCGCTCGTCGATTCAAGAATCATACCGGAGAAGCGTCAAAAATCACAGATCCGGTTGAGATTCATTTCGTGACGAAAACGATTGAGAATTATTTGGCATTTTTGATCGACGAGAAAGAATTGGGTACGATGCTCGTTGACATTGTAAGTGCTTTGATGAATTTGCCTAAAGACATGCTCAAATCGGCACAAAAGAAGTATAACGCTTGTGCTAGACTCGTTAAAGCTATTGAAGTTGTCACGGAATTTACGTCGTCGATACAAGTGCTGCACAAGAACAATATGGCGCTAGAGGAATTTCGCTTCAAACGCGACGAGTTCGTAGGTCttacttgcacttggtacaaTGATTATAGTTCGATTACTACCAAGGCAACGAGGTCGTTGCAATGTACGACGAACAACAAATCCGCTGTTTTGAGCACTAAAGACAAAACGATAGAGGCATCGATTCAATTGCCCGCTTCATTGCTGGCTCATCCCAACGCTTCGATGGTCGGTCACCAACTCATGATTTCCATGTACAGCGACAATAGCTTGTTCCCGAAAGTTTACGGTAATCGGAGAATCGACGTAACCTCCTGCGTTGTTGGTAGCAAATTGA TTGGACAATCTTTGGTAAATCTTTCGGAACCGGTTTACGTAATGCTGAAAGCTCCTCGCTATTATTACGTCGGCAGTAGATCTCGGCCCGTGGTGTgggacgaaaaattcaacgaaaccGGTGGTTGGACCAGCGATGGTTGTCACCTTTCCGACGTTCTCAATGATCTCGTCGTTTTTCGATGCTACAGGCTCGGCTATTACGGCCTGTTGGAAGATACTTCGTATCTCGATGATGATTCCATGAA TCTCGCCGGCGCAAAGTTCCGTTACTCAAATCCGGCAATTTACATCGGAAGTTTTTTGGCAATTGTGTGTTTGACGTTTACAGCTGTAACTTACATAGTTTGTTACGCGTCGATAGTGATGCCGAAAAAAGCAAAGCACTCCGTCGTCAATACTTGGGTGGCTTTGGCACTTTTGTGCTTCCTTTACACAGCTGGAATCCAACAAACTGATAGCATCGAGATTTGTCAGGGAGTTGGACTCGTTTTGCACTATTTATCGCTGTGCTGTCTTCTGTGGATGACCGTATCCGCGAG CAACATGTATAAGCGGCTTTCAAAATCGGATGTGACAGCGGTACCAGACGACGAGATACCGGATGAACCGATACAAAAGCCATTGCTCGGTCTTTACCTAGTAGGTTGGGGAATAGCTCTGATAGTGTGTGGAATATCAGGAGCAATAAATCTTCGAGAATACGCAGGATACTCGTACTGTTTTTTGACGTCGGGTGCAGCGCTGGCAGCACTTTTTGTACCAGCGATTATATTGATAGCGTAtttgataatattttatttgttgGTACGTTGTGCAATAAGGAGCGTCGATATGAATGGTCAATTATCGGAGGGGACTCAGGCAACAGAAAATATGGATCTTGAATTATTGGAGCCGAATTCGAGTAGAGCAGCGGATCAGAACAGTGTTCACAGTACGCAAACGATGTCATCGGAAGTGGAGGACTTGGAGCACTCGCAAATAACGCAACTTAAAGGACATATTGTAATCTTGATCCTTTATCTGATGACATGGACGTCAGGAGCAGCGGCAACTTCGAAACCGTTCGATCCTCACGTGCCGCACGaggaaacaatattttcaattatttatgcaATATCGTCGAGTTCCCTGGGACTCTTCGTACTTTTATTCTACGGCATAGCGCGCAGTGACGTGAGATCTCAGTGGATGATGATGCGCTGTTGGCTGAGGCGGCGAAAGAATCGGTGTTGCCGCACGCGAAGTGTTTCTGACGCGAATCCTTCGTTACCTGCGCAACCACTCGTCCAACAAAATCGTCCGCCGCCCGTCTCCAATTCACAAGCCACTCAAGTCATCTCGGACTCTAATTCGATTGCTTCATCCAGACATACTAACAGTTCGCGCAACGCTGCGGCTTGTAACACCCTCAAAGTCAGTGAACTCGGAGGAGTGACCAACTCCATTGGCGACGCTTCCATCGGCGCTGCTAAAGTGGCCAACGTCAATCTTGTCGTTCTGCATCGTCAACAGTATCGATCGAACAATTCTGTCACGACTTACACCGAGCCGGCTCCCTCCTGCGTCGAAATGTTTTACAATCCTCATCAAAGCGGTGTTgcccgaaaatttttcaagaagcAACGACGCCACACCAAGAGTAACAATCTTGGACCGAGGAAACAGGGCGACGGCGGGGTTACCAGCGACGGTGGCAGTTGTATATCCATTCCTCGCCGTCAAGGCATTACGATCGAACCTTCGATACAGCGCAATATTTTCGGCAGTGGCGCCAAAGTCAACAATACGAATATTCACGTTGAACTCAATCCGATAAATGACGGCAAGAATATTAACATTCTTTCGGACAGTGGTGGCAGCGTTTCCGAAGACCGTACGGTACCGATGCGTTACGTAATCGGTCACGAAAATCTCGCAAAGAGcactaaaaaaatgaataacgaGCGCAATTCTCGACAGGATTATTCGGAGTCTCACGCCATGTTGTCCTCTCCGTCGCGTCATGATTCACGCAGAAAACCAGAACAACAACCCCTCACCAGCGCCAGTCCCAACGAATCCGATCAAGATTCTCGCAcatatgaggaaaaaatactCCGCAACGTTTCTCAACAATGCAGTCTCGAGTACAGCTCCGGTCTCGAGTCAACCACTCAGATGACCAGTGAACGGAGCGATCACGATTTACCTGAAATTGGTGAAACACCCGAAACACCGGAGAAAATAATGTCCGACGATTTACGCGTTTCCAGCCTCGAGGACGTTGTTCAAGATAACGAGGAGGAATCGAGTCCGCGAATGTCGATCGTCAGGCCGGACGGATCcggcgattttttcaatcaaccgGCGGACCGTTACGACGATCGCTCGgatactttgaaaaattcttactGTAATTCTATGAACGACGTCGAAGACCCCTCGATAAGCAGGGAAAGTTGTTATCTGACGACTCGCGGATCCTACGAGGATTTCCGACACAGCGACGATCCTCGAAAGCACGAATCACGCGGTTTCCACCATCGTGGCTCTTGCAAGTCCCTCGACAGCTCGAGACGATCGCTCAACGAATCGACCAGCTTTATTTCCGAGAACCGTCCGCCACTTCCAGACTCGATCGAATGCCCCGGCTCACCCGACAACGAATTCCAATTACTCGGCGAATTACAATCGCCCACGGAATCGAGGAATTACGGAACTCCTGACATCAGCAACGAATCGATCGACCAAGACCCCCGAGACTCTTTCCTCGCCAAGGATTTTAATTCCACGAACGACTTGACCTCCATCGACGAATCCCTCGGCCCTACGAGAAATCTCGATTTAAATTCGAGCATCGAATACGAAGATTCACCCGAATTTAGATTTTCCCAACGCTTCGACCAAACTGAAAACGAGGATGGAGAAATTGACATCGACGCTGATGCCGTTTATACCGACGGCGAATCTTCCGTTCAGTCGACaacagtgaaaaaagaaacgagcgTATGA
- the Remo gene encoding adhesion G protein-coupled receptor A3 isoform X2 produces the protein MRVIFLLISALTSVLAIDESRACPIPCSCKHVGPQAERLKITCKDVHDIKDININEIGIDLYHLDLSKNNLYVVESGVFRNLTNLKRLDLSVNKITALGEGCLNGLESLERLDLSKNQISVIDAHVFRPLQNLKKLKLNGNALKTMAEGTFYGLRALRQLDLSNNPWACDCYLFWFGTWRNNSVVKLLPPPTCDSPLELRGQPIVDIRLSEHLQCQWASPVIEIRPGQSQVVFAGDSITLKCRAPSITEDRNAKLNWLWNPNITTEAVDTNVYVDPQNTLSNVKVENRYLSDSGIVASSLSIVPVQEEHHGQWNCFLVSIYGNRSKTINMIVISDKTQYCPLAVTRNNKGMYAWPRTVVGWKVELPCEGIGLSTLMQIPLRASYRCNRTGHWEELNTDACPYISPMTKALEQYSKVNLSLTKGNLLETARRFKNHTGEASKITDPVEIHFVTKTIENYLAFLIDEKELGTMLVDIVSALMNLPKDMLKSAQKKYNACARLVKAIEVVTEFTSSIQVLHKNNMALEEFRFKRDEFVGLTCTWYNDYSSITTKATRSLQCTTNNKSAVLSTKDKTIEASIQLPASLLAHPNASMVGHQLMISMYSDNSLFPKVYGNRRIDVTSCVVGSKLIGQSLVNLSEPVYVMLKAPRYYYVGSRSRPVVWDEKFNETGGWTSDGCHLSDVLNDLVVFRCYRLGYYGLLEDTSYLDDDSMNLAGAKFRYSNPAIYIGSFLAIVCLTFTAVTYIVCYASIVMPKKAKHSVVNTWVALALLCFLYTAGIQQTDSIEICQGVGLVLHYLSLCCLLWMTVSASNMYKRLSKSDVTAVPDDEIPDEPIQKPLLGLYLVGWGIALIVCGISGAINLREYAGYSYCFLTSGAALAALFVPAIILIAYLIIFYLLVRCAIRSVDMNGQLSEGTQATENMDLELLEPNSSRAADQNSVHSTQTMSSEVEDLEHSQITQLKGHIVILILYLMTWTSGAAATSKPFDPHVPHEETIFSIIYAISSSSLGLFVLLFYGIARSDVRSQWMMMRCWLRRRKNRCCRTRSVSDANPSLPAQPLVQQNRPPPVSNSQATQVISDSNSIASSRHTNSSRNAAACNTLKVSELGGVTNSIGDASIGAAKVANVNLVVLHRQQYRSNNSVTTYTEPAPSCVEMFYNPHQSGVARKFFKKQRRHTKSNNLGPRKQGDGGVTSDGGSCISIPRRQGITIEPSIQRNIFGSGAKVNNTNIHVELNPINDGKNINILSDSGGSVSEDRTVPMRYVIGHENLAKSTKKMNNERNSRQDYSESHAMLSSPSRHDSRRKPEQQPLTSASPNESDQDSRTYEEKILRNVSQQCSLEYSSGLESTTQMTSERSDHDLPEIGETPETPEKIMSDDLRVSSLEDVVQDNEEESSPRMSIVRPDGSGDFFNQPADRYDDRSDTLKNSYCNSMNDVEDPSISRESCYLTTRGSYEDFRHSDDPRKHESRGFHHRGSCKSLDSSRRSLNESTSFISENRPPLPDSIECPGSPDNEFQLLGELQSPTESRNYGTPDISNESIDQDPRDSFLAKDFNSTNDLTSIDESLGPTRNLDLNSSIEYEDSPEFRFSQRFDQTENEDGEIDIDADAVYTDGESSVQSTTVKKETSV, from the exons GAAATTGAATGGAAATGCACTCAAAACGATGGCTGAAGGTACTTTTTATGGACTCCGAGCGCTCAGACAACT AGATTTGTCCAATAATCCGTGGGCTTGCGATTGTTATCTTTTCTGGTTTGGCACTTGGAGAAACAATTCTGTTGTGAAATTATT ACCACCGCCGACTTGTGATTCGCCACTTGAACTTCGAGGCCAGCCGATCGTTGATATTCGATTATCGGAGCATTTGCAGTGTCAATGGGCTTCACCAGTTATAGAAATTCGACCAGGTCAAAGTCAAGTAGTTTTTGCTGGGGATTCGATAACACTAAAATGTAGAGCACCGAGTATTACCGAGGATCGAAATGCCAAGCTGAATTGGCTGTGGAATCCAAATATAACTACAGAAGCCGTCGATACGAACGTTTACGTCGATCCTCAGAATACATTGTCGAACGTTAAAGTAGAAAACAGATATTTGTCTGACAGTGGAATCGTAGCAAG ttcACTCAGCATCGTGCCTGTACAGGAAGAACATCACGGTCAATGGAATTGCTTTCTGGTTTCGATTTATGGCAACAGATCTAAAACTATCAATATGATAGTAATATCAGATAAAACGCAATATTGTCCATTAGCAG ttacGAGAAATAACAAAGGAATGTATGCATGGCCAAGAACAGTGGTTGGTTGGAAAGTGGAATTGCCGTGCGAAGGTATCGGGCTTTCGACTCTGATGCAAATTCCGTTACGAGCTTCGTATCGTTGTAACAGAACAGGTCACTGGGAGGAATTGAATACAGACGCTTGTCCATACATATCGCCAATGACGAAGGCCCTAGAGCAATATTcgaaggtgaatttgtcattGACAAAGGGAAATTTGCTCGAGACCGCTCGTCGATTCAAGAATCATACCGGAGAAGCGTCAAAAATCACAGATCCGGTTGAGATTCATTTCGTGACGAAAACGATTGAGAATTATTTGGCATTTTTGATCGACGAGAAAGAATTGGGTACGATGCTCGTTGACATTGTAAGTGCTTTGATGAATTTGCCTAAAGACATGCTCAAATCGGCACAAAAGAAGTATAACGCTTGTGCTAGACTCGTTAAAGCTATTGAAGTTGTCACGGAATTTACGTCGTCGATACAAGTGCTGCACAAGAACAATATGGCGCTAGAGGAATTTCGCTTCAAACGCGACGAGTTCGTAGGTCttacttgcacttggtacaaTGATTATAGTTCGATTACTACCAAGGCAACGAGGTCGTTGCAATGTACGACGAACAACAAATCCGCTGTTTTGAGCACTAAAGACAAAACGATAGAGGCATCGATTCAATTGCCCGCTTCATTGCTGGCTCATCCCAACGCTTCGATGGTCGGTCACCAACTCATGATTTCCATGTACAGCGACAATAGCTTGTTCCCGAAAGTTTACGGTAATCGGAGAATCGACGTAACCTCCTGCGTTGTTGGTAGCAAATTGA TTGGACAATCTTTGGTAAATCTTTCGGAACCGGTTTACGTAATGCTGAAAGCTCCTCGCTATTATTACGTCGGCAGTAGATCTCGGCCCGTGGTGTgggacgaaaaattcaacgaaaccGGTGGTTGGACCAGCGATGGTTGTCACCTTTCCGACGTTCTCAATGATCTCGTCGTTTTTCGATGCTACAGGCTCGGCTATTACGGCCTGTTGGAAGATACTTCGTATCTCGATGATGATTCCATGAA TCTCGCCGGCGCAAAGTTCCGTTACTCAAATCCGGCAATTTACATCGGAAGTTTTTTGGCAATTGTGTGTTTGACGTTTACAGCTGTAACTTACATAGTTTGTTACGCGTCGATAGTGATGCCGAAAAAAGCAAAGCACTCCGTCGTCAATACTTGGGTGGCTTTGGCACTTTTGTGCTTCCTTTACACAGCTGGAATCCAACAAACTGATAGCATCGAGATTTGTCAGGGAGTTGGACTCGTTTTGCACTATTTATCGCTGTGCTGTCTTCTGTGGATGACCGTATCCGCGAG CAACATGTATAAGCGGCTTTCAAAATCGGATGTGACAGCGGTACCAGACGACGAGATACCGGATGAACCGATACAAAAGCCATTGCTCGGTCTTTACCTAGTAGGTTGGGGAATAGCTCTGATAGTGTGTGGAATATCAGGAGCAATAAATCTTCGAGAATACGCAGGATACTCGTACTGTTTTTTGACGTCGGGTGCAGCGCTGGCAGCACTTTTTGTACCAGCGATTATATTGATAGCGTAtttgataatattttatttgttgGTACGTTGTGCAATAAGGAGCGTCGATATGAATGGTCAATTATCGGAGGGGACTCAGGCAACAGAAAATATGGATCTTGAATTATTGGAGCCGAATTCGAGTAGAGCAGCGGATCAGAACAGTGTTCACAGTACGCAAACGATGTCATCGGAAGTGGAGGACTTGGAGCACTCGCAAATAACGCAACTTAAAGGACATATTGTAATCTTGATCCTTTATCTGATGACATGGACGTCAGGAGCAGCGGCAACTTCGAAACCGTTCGATCCTCACGTGCCGCACGaggaaacaatattttcaattatttatgcaATATCGTCGAGTTCCCTGGGACTCTTCGTACTTTTATTCTACGGCATAGCGCGCAGTGACGTGAGATCTCAGTGGATGATGATGCGCTGTTGGCTGAGGCGGCGAAAGAATCGGTGTTGCCGCACGCGAAGTGTTTCTGACGCGAATCCTTCGTTACCTGCGCAACCACTCGTCCAACAAAATCGTCCGCCGCCCGTCTCCAATTCACAAGCCACTCAAGTCATCTCGGACTCTAATTCGATTGCTTCATCCAGACATACTAACAGTTCGCGCAACGCTGCGGCTTGTAACACCCTCAAAGTCAGTGAACTCGGAGGAGTGACCAACTCCATTGGCGACGCTTCCATCGGCGCTGCTAAAGTGGCCAACGTCAATCTTGTCGTTCTGCATCGTCAACAGTATCGATCGAACAATTCTGTCACGACTTACACCGAGCCGGCTCCCTCCTGCGTCGAAATGTTTTACAATCCTCATCAAAGCGGTGTTgcccgaaaatttttcaagaagcAACGACGCCACACCAAGAGTAACAATCTTGGACCGAGGAAACAGGGCGACGGCGGGGTTACCAGCGACGGTGGCAGTTGTATATCCATTCCTCGCCGTCAAGGCATTACGATCGAACCTTCGATACAGCGCAATATTTTCGGCAGTGGCGCCAAAGTCAACAATACGAATATTCACGTTGAACTCAATCCGATAAATGACGGCAAGAATATTAACATTCTTTCGGACAGTGGTGGCAGCGTTTCCGAAGACCGTACGGTACCGATGCGTTACGTAATCGGTCACGAAAATCTCGCAAAGAGcactaaaaaaatgaataacgaGCGCAATTCTCGACAGGATTATTCGGAGTCTCACGCCATGTTGTCCTCTCCGTCGCGTCATGATTCACGCAGAAAACCAGAACAACAACCCCTCACCAGCGCCAGTCCCAACGAATCCGATCAAGATTCTCGCAcatatgaggaaaaaatactCCGCAACGTTTCTCAACAATGCAGTCTCGAGTACAGCTCCGGTCTCGAGTCAACCACTCAGATGACCAGTGAACGGAGCGATCACGATTTACCTGAAATTGGTGAAACACCCGAAACACCGGAGAAAATAATGTCCGACGATTTACGCGTTTCCAGCCTCGAGGACGTTGTTCAAGATAACGAGGAGGAATCGAGTCCGCGAATGTCGATCGTCAGGCCGGACGGATCcggcgattttttcaatcaaccgGCGGACCGTTACGACGATCGCTCGgatactttgaaaaattcttactGTAATTCTATGAACGACGTCGAAGACCCCTCGATAAGCAGGGAAAGTTGTTATCTGACGACTCGCGGATCCTACGAGGATTTCCGACACAGCGACGATCCTCGAAAGCACGAATCACGCGGTTTCCACCATCGTGGCTCTTGCAAGTCCCTCGACAGCTCGAGACGATCGCTCAACGAATCGACCAGCTTTATTTCCGAGAACCGTCCGCCACTTCCAGACTCGATCGAATGCCCCGGCTCACCCGACAACGAATTCCAATTACTCGGCGAATTACAATCGCCCACGGAATCGAGGAATTACGGAACTCCTGACATCAGCAACGAATCGATCGACCAAGACCCCCGAGACTCTTTCCTCGCCAAGGATTTTAATTCCACGAACGACTTGACCTCCATCGACGAATCCCTCGGCCCTACGAGAAATCTCGATTTAAATTCGAGCATCGAATACGAAGATTCACCCGAATTTAGATTTTCCCAACGCTTCGACCAAACTGAAAACGAGGATGGAGAAATTGACATCGACGCTGATGCCGTTTATACCGACGGCGAATCTTCCGTTCAGTCGACaacagtgaaaaaagaaacgagcgTATGA